In Rhodamnia argentea isolate NSW1041297 chromosome 1, ASM2092103v1, whole genome shotgun sequence, the genomic window GAGTGGGCATCTTCACTTCACACTCACAACATGTTCTCTGAAAACCTACTGATCAAGTCCCTCAGGTAAGTGGGTGTTGTTTCCTAAAGATTTGCCTTGCAATAATACCAAGGTAAAGACAAAAGTATATATGTCGGAGAGTGGCAAGTGGGTGGTAGAATGATGCAAGAAAAGGCCACATAAATAAGGCCCCAGAGTGTTCTTAACGCCCACCACACAGGCTAATATCTCTTTTGGATGGCCTGTAATTGAGTGCATTTAGGCTGTAGATGCAGAGATTGGCTTGCTTGGACTTGATGGCAATTTGGTCAGTGGTGGTCCTGTAACCAGGCACATTGCATGAATTGGATGAGCTCCACACCAAGTTCGCCTCACAGGAAGACACAATGGCCGACTCTCTAGCGCACTCGATCCCGTCCACTGCCGGTATCTCCAGCTTGTACACTCCATATCTATTGGTGGTTCTCCTGACCGAGAACGATATCTGCTCCGTTGTTTTTGGCGACACGGCCTCAAATTTGCAGTCTATTTTCACTTCTGCGCCTGTTCCAGATCAACCAAACAAAAGGGTGTCGGGTCAAGAACCTGCaattttaattgtacttttCGCAGCGACCCTTCAAAGGTGCTTGTCACCGCATTTACCAAGGTGCTTTCAATTTGGTATTCACTTAGAAATATTTAATCAGAACGACTAGCAGGACTAGTGATGTGACTGGCCGATGAATTGAATCTGCAGTAACACTCAGAAGCCGATAAAAGACATTATAACGTACGCGACTCGAACGCTAGAATGCACTGTGATCTGTGAATTTGCCTTTCAATTGGACTGCCAGAAAGACAGATGCAAAAGCAAGGAAGAACACGATGCGAACGAAGTGGAAGCTTGTTTCGTACCTGGTAGAAAGTAGCTGTGCCTAGAGAAGGTGTTGTTGGAGCAGATGTCACAATAGACCATGCCCATAACCGTGATGTGGGAGTTGGGCTTGGCTGGTTCAACTTGGG contains:
- the LOC115739023 gene encoding pollen allergen Che a 1, with product MSLNAPIFFIVSLFFIRSLPSQVEPAKPNSHITVMGMVYCDICSNNTFSRHSYFLPGAEVKIDCKFEAVSPKTTEQISFSVRRTTNRYGVYKLEIPAVDGIECARESAIVSSCEANLVWSSSNSCNVPGYRTTTDQIAIKSKQANLCIYSLNALNYRPSKRDISLCGGR